One Betta splendens chromosome 16, fBetSpl5.4, whole genome shotgun sequence genomic window carries:
- the rnf128a gene encoding E3 ubiquitin-protein ligase RNF128a, whose product MGKKTQQWLLLFLYLTVLVHCSAAMMFWTAFVEISYIRKNETVDRACECGVFGQNSPIEKASGIVTLPMGDPTGCGPNPIYNRTINSPLWIALVKRGNCTFTEKISAASNLGASAVVVYNVDGSGNSTTHMSHPEVEDIVAIMIGNSQGMEVLRLMKNGIDVEMTILVGNPHGPWVDTYWLYFLSIAFFIVTAASIAYFVFISASRLYNLNRHRRAQKRLKSEAKNAIKRLQVRTMKSDDVETMSDSHMCAVCIESYKAGEVVTVLTCDHIFHKACIEPWLLERRTCPMCKCDILKALGVEEEVKEDFPTQSPLEVTVITVTGGDNMYEVPLTDTGSLDPDRHRYDNRAFEGDSEAARG is encoded by the coding sequence ATGGGTAAGAAGACGCaacagtggctgctgcttttcctatATTTGACAGTGCTTGTTCACTGCTCAGCTGCCATGATGTTTTGGACAGCCTTTGTGGAAATAAGTTATATTAGAAAGAATGAGACTGTGGACAGGGCTTGTGAGTGTGGGGTGTTTGGTCAAAACTCTCCTATTGAGAAAGCCTCTGGCATTGTTACTCTTCCCATGGGAGACCCCACAGGTTGTGGGCCAAATCCCATCTACAACCGCACTATCAACTCTCCACTGTGGATAGCCTTGGTTAAAAGGGGCAACTGTACCTTTACTGAGAAGATAAGTGCTGCCAGTAACCTAGGAGCTTCTGCAGTAGTGGTGTATAATGTGGACGGCAGCGGCAACAGCACAACACATATGTCCCACCCAGAAGTAGAGGATATTGTGGCTATCATGATCGGCAACAGTCAGGGCATGGAAGTTCTGAGGCTGATGAAGAATGGGATAGATGTAGAAATGACCATCCTCGTGGGAAACCCTCACGGACCCTGGGTGGACACCTACTggctttacttcctgtctaTTGCCTTTTTCATTGTAACAGCAGCCTCCATAGCCTATTTTGTGTTTATCTCTGCAAGCCGTCTCTACAACTTGAACAGACACAGGCGCGCACAGAAGAGGCTGAAATCGGAAGCTAAAAATGCAATTAAGCGTCTCCAAGTACGCACAATGAAGAGTGATGATGTGGAAACCATGTCCGACTCCCacatgtgtgctgtgtgtattGAATCCTACAAGGCAGGTGAGGTAGTGACAGTGCTGACATGTGACCACATCTTCCATAAAGCCTGCATTGAGCCTTGGCTGCTGGAGAGGAGAACCTGCCCTATGTGTAAGTGCGACATCCTAAAGGCCCTGGGTGttgaggaggaggtgaaagagGACTTTCCAACTCAGTCACCACTAGAGGTCACTGTGATTACAGTGACAGGGGGAGACAACATGTATGAAGTCCCATTAACTGACACAGGGAGCTTGGACCCAGACAGGCACCGTTATGACAACAGGGCCTTTGAGGGAGACTCAGAAGCTGCAAGAGGATGA